The sequence TGCAATCTGGGATGCCCAATAAGTTGCATTCGGATGTTTTTTGGACCACACGGTATCAGCAATCAAAATAAATGAGGCCAATGCCAGAAGCACCATTTCAGGGATGGCGGGACTAAATGCTGGAATTTCAAAATGCATAGTGACGTTACCTAATCTTAGTGTTCTGTTTAATTAAAGCTTACTAGTGGTTGCTTGGATCAGTAGATTATCCACTGAGGCATGCATGACTTCGAGCAATGGGTTCGGCCACACACCCAACAACACAATAACAAAAGCCAGGATCGCCATAATGGCAAACTCGCGACGGTTAAGGTCCTGCAACTGCGCAACATTGTCATTGGCTACCTTACCGAACACAACGCGCTTAATCATCCAGAGTGTATAGGCTGCGCCCACAATCAAAGTCGTTGCCGCCAAAATGCCATACCAAACATTCGCTTTGAAGGCACTTAGAATAACCATAAACTCACCTACGAAACCAGATGTACCCGGCAAACCGGCATTGGCCATTGCAAAGAGTACTGCAAAGAATCCGAACCATGGCATGGTATTGACTACCCCACCATAGGCACTGATATCTCGCGTATGCAGTCGATCGTATAGAACGCCAATTGCCAAAAACATCGCGCCAGAGATGAAACCATGCGAAATCATTTGTACCATGGCCCCTTCCATACCCAAGGCTGCCCCTTGAGTATCGCCGGTTTTGGCAACAATTGAATAAACTAAGAACATACCCAGGGTGACAAAGCCCATGTGCGCAATCGATGAATAAGCCACAAGCTTTTTCATGTCACTTTGAATAAGCGCAATAAAGCCGATGTACACAATTGCTATCAAGGACAATAAGATAATTAACCAATCTAATGTCGCTGACGCATCCGGCGTAATAGGTAGACTGAAGCGAACAAAGCCGTACCCACCCATTTTGAGCATAATTGCAGCTAGCACTACTGAACCCGCTGTTGGAGCCTCCACGTGCGCATCTGGTAACCAGGTATGCACTGGGAACATTGGAATCTTAACTGCAAAAGCAACCAAAAATGCCAAGAAGATCAAGATTTGCGCGGTGATACCCAATGGCATCGCATGGAAATCAAGAATCGAGAAGCTACCGATTTGGAAGTACATGTAGAGAAACGCAATGAACATGAAGACTGAACCCAAGAAGGTATAGAGAAAGAACTTCATAGTCGCATATACACGACGTGGCCCGCCCCACTTACCGATAACAATAAACATCGGAATTAATAGCGCTTCCCAGAACACATAAAACAAAATTGAATCAAGTGCAGTAAAGACACCAATCATGATGCCTTGCATAATCATAAACGCACCCATGTATTGCTCTACGCGATCCTTAATAACCGTCCAAGCAGAGGCAATAACAAGAATCTGGGTAAAAGTGGTTAACAAGACCAAGGGCATTGACAAACCATCCACACCCAAAAAGTATTGTATGTTGTATTGCGGAATCCAATCCATGCGCTCAACAAACTGCATCTCTGCAGTAGTCATGTCGAACGCAAAATAAAGCGGCAAGGATAAGATAAAAGTGAGCACAGCTGCAGCAAGTGAAAACCACTTGGCAAAGTTTGGACTATTCCGTCCTGCAAACAGGACTATAAGTCCCGCTATGATCGGAAGCCAAATCAGCGTGCTAAGAATTGGGTAGCCTAAAGACATGAATACGTTTTCCTTTTCTTATTCTTATTCTTACCAAAGTGCCCAGATCAATAGACCTAATAGGCCGAAGATCATCACAAAAGCATAGTGATACATATAACCGGTTTGAGATTCACGGGACATGCTGGCTAGGTTGGCAATTTGCTTAACCGTACCATTAACCATGCCCGAGTCGATAACCTTAGTATCGATTGACTTCCAGCAGAACTGGCCAAGCTTAATCGAACCTTTAGTAAATACAACATCATTAAAGCGATCAAACCCGTATGCATTTTCAAGCACACTTTTAGCACGTGGCAGGCTCGCAGCAATTTTTGCTGGTATATCAGGACGCTTCAGATAGAAGAACCAAGCTAGAGCCACACCCGCAAACGCCAACCAAACGGGTACTGACATAAAGCCATGAAGGATAAAGCCCACCACAGAATCAAAGTACTGGTCATGTACGCGTGCTAACACATCGTTTTGAGCCAGAACAAAAATAGAGTCTGAGAAATAGCTACCATTTAGGACCGACTCAACCATCAACAAACCGAGTAATACCGACGGAATCGCTAACATGATTAATGGAATCGTCACCACCTTAGGCGATTCATGAATTTTATGCGTGCGTACATAGTCACTTTCTTGGCCGTGGAAGACAAGGAAGAACATTCTAAAGCTGTAGAAGGCCGTAACGAACACACCCATTAACAGTAACGCATAAGCAAAACTAGAACCCGCCAGATTACTCTCACCCACTGCTAGTAGGATGGAGTCTTTTGAAAAGAATCCAGCAAAACCTGGGAAGCCAATCAAGGCTAGCGAACCAATTAGCAATGCCACATAGGTAATAGGCATGTGTTTACGCAAGCCGCCCATTTGACGAATATCTTGAATGTGATGCATCGCAATAATGACCGAGCCGGCGGCTAGGAACAACAAGGCTTTAAAGAAGGCATGAGTCAGTACATGGAACATAGATGCCGCATAGGCCGATGCACCCAAAGCAGCCGTCATATAGCCAAGTTGTGACAGGGTTGAATAGGCAACGACACGCTTAATGTCGTTTTGAATGATACCTAGCAAGCCCATCATAAAGGCGGTTAACGCACCGACAATCAAAATAAATTGCAACGCTGCTTCTGACATTTCATAAGCTGGCGATAAACGAGCGACCATGAAGATACCGGCAGTAACCATGGTGGCCGCATGAATCAAAGCTGAAATGGGTGTAGGGCCTTCCATTGATTCGGGTAGCCATACGTGCAATGGCATCTGCGCAGATTTACCCATCGCTCCAATAAACAGCAGAATGACCATCACAGTAATAACAGACCACTCAACACCTGGGATGAACTGGACCATGGTGTGTTCATGCTCAGCTAAACGATCAAAGAACTCTTGGTAGTCCATTGTATTGAAATAAACAAATACCATCGCAATGCCAAGAATGAAACCAAAATCACCCACCCGGTTAACTAAGAAGGCTTTCAAGTTAGCCACAATCGCTGATTCACGCTTCATATAGAAGCCAATCAATAGATACGACACTAAGCCTACTGCTTCCCAGCCAAAGAATAACTGCAAGAAGTTGTTAGCCATGACCAATGACAACATTGAAAAGGTAAATAAAGATAAATAACTAAAGAAGCGCTGGTAATAAGGATTATCGTGATCATAATCCTCATCATGATCCATATAGCCAATAGTGTAGATGTGCACCATTAAAGACACGAAGGTGACCACCAACATCATCGTTGCACTAAGCTTATCGATTAAGAAACCAATCTCGAAGCGAATACCATCACTAACCATCCAAGTATAAAGTGACGCATTGTAGGGGTCAGCACCTTGGAATAGGTACAAATAGAATACATAAGCAGACAGTACTGTCGACACAGCAACAGAGCCAATGGTTACACTTTGCGCCCCTACTCGACCCACTTGGCGACCAAGCAGGCCTGCTACTGCAGCACCAAACAAAGGCGCTAGTAGGATAATCGTTAAAATTAAATGTAAATGTTGTTCCATTCCTTACCCCTTCAATGAACCTAGATCATCGACATTGATACTGTTTCGATTACGAAACACTAAGACGATAATGGCCAGACCAATTGCCGCTTCAGCAGCCGCGACTGTTAGGATAAAAAATACAAATATTTGACCTGAAATATCATTCAAGAAATAAGAGAAGGCAATCAAGTTAGTATTGACGGCGAGCAACATTAACTCGATGGCCATCAACAAAATGATGACGTTTTTCCGGTTTAAGAAAATACCTGCTAGACTTAGCGTAAATAAAATGGCACTAAACACCAAATAATCGGACAATGCGACCATCTTTATTCATCCCCTTCTTGTTTTTGTGTAACAGGTTTTTCTTTGACAGCGCTCATCTTCACCATTTCAAAACGCTCTTTTGGGTTAACACGAACTTGTTTATCAATATTCTGATATTTCACTTCATGCGGTGGACGACGACGAATAGTTAATGCAATCGCCGCTACAATACCCACTAACAGGAGCACCGCCGCTAGAATAAACGCATAGGCATGAACGGTATAAAGTTGTAAACCGAGGGCTTCAGTATTGCTGTAATCAGCCGCGAAGCGAACAGGTTCACCTGTTTTGTCTAAACCGAACTGATGAGGTCCAAGCACCATATACATCATCGCAAAAATCGCCACCGCAG comes from Thiomicrospira aerophila AL3 and encodes:
- the nuoL gene encoding NADH-quinone oxidoreductase subunit L; this encodes MEQHLHLILTIILLAPLFGAAVAGLLGRQVGRVGAQSVTIGSVAVSTVLSAYVFYLYLFQGADPYNASLYTWMVSDGIRFEIGFLIDKLSATMMLVVTFVSLMVHIYTIGYMDHDEDYDHDNPYYQRFFSYLSLFTFSMLSLVMANNFLQLFFGWEAVGLVSYLLIGFYMKRESAIVANLKAFLVNRVGDFGFILGIAMVFVYFNTMDYQEFFDRLAEHEHTMVQFIPGVEWSVITVMVILLFIGAMGKSAQMPLHVWLPESMEGPTPISALIHAATMVTAGIFMVARLSPAYEMSEAALQFILIVGALTAFMMGLLGIIQNDIKRVVAYSTLSQLGYMTAALGASAYAASMFHVLTHAFFKALLFLAAGSVIIAMHHIQDIRQMGGLRKHMPITYVALLIGSLALIGFPGFAGFFSKDSILLAVGESNLAGSSFAYALLLMGVFVTAFYSFRMFFLVFHGQESDYVRTHKIHESPKVVTIPLIMLAIPSVLLGLLMVESVLNGSYFSDSIFVLAQNDVLARVHDQYFDSVVGFILHGFMSVPVWLAFAGVALAWFFYLKRPDIPAKIAASLPRAKSVLENAYGFDRFNDVVFTKGSIKLGQFCWKSIDTKVIDSGMVNGTVKQIANLASMSRESQTGYMYHYAFVMIFGLLGLLIWALW
- a CDS encoding NADH-quinone oxidoreductase subunit J; translation: MTFEQLIFYVLAGIAVLASIMMISVNNPVKAALWLVLAFIATAGVWIMMQAEFLGIVLILVYAGAVMVLFLFVVMMLDINLVQLKEGFTRYLPIGVLAAVAIFAMMYMVLGPHQFGLDKTGEPVRFAADYSNTEALGLQLYTVHAYAFILAAVLLLVGIVAAIALTIRRRPPHEVKYQNIDKQVRVNPKERFEMVKMSAVKEKPVTQKQEGDE
- a CDS encoding NADH-quinone oxidoreductase subunit M translates to MSLGYPILSTLIWLPIIAGLIVLFAGRNSPNFAKWFSLAAAVLTFILSLPLYFAFDMTTAEMQFVERMDWIPQYNIQYFLGVDGLSMPLVLLTTFTQILVIASAWTVIKDRVEQYMGAFMIMQGIMIGVFTALDSILFYVFWEALLIPMFIVIGKWGGPRRVYATMKFFLYTFLGSVFMFIAFLYMYFQIGSFSILDFHAMPLGITAQILIFLAFLVAFAVKIPMFPVHTWLPDAHVEAPTAGSVVLAAIMLKMGGYGFVRFSLPITPDASATLDWLIILLSLIAIVYIGFIALIQSDMKKLVAYSSIAHMGFVTLGMFLVYSIVAKTGDTQGAALGMEGAMVQMISHGFISGAMFLAIGVLYDRLHTRDISAYGGVVNTMPWFGFFAVLFAMANAGLPGTSGFVGEFMVILSAFKANVWYGILAATTLIVGAAYTLWMIKRVVFGKVANDNVAQLQDLNRREFAIMAILAFVIVLLGVWPNPLLEVMHASVDNLLIQATTSKL
- the nuoK gene encoding NADH-quinone oxidoreductase subunit NuoK codes for the protein MVALSDYLVFSAILFTLSLAGIFLNRKNVIILLMAIELMLLAVNTNLIAFSYFLNDISGQIFVFFILTVAAAEAAIGLAIIVLVFRNRNSINVDDLGSLKG